In one window of Streptomyces sp. NBC_01224 DNA:
- a CDS encoding Gfo/Idh/MocA family protein, producing MTTLPATPLRIGLVGTGPWARNTQAPALAAHPGVALSGVWGRRPEAANALAAAHGTTAYTGEDGIDELFAASDAIAFAVPPDVQAPLAARAAATGRHLLMDKPVATTVAGAREVARAAEESGVASVVFCTLRFAAETSTWIAEQAALDGWFTARAEWIGALFAPGTASEYAASPWRREKGGLWDVGPHVLSVLIPVLGDVTHLTAARGPSDTTHLILRHTSGASSTVTLALGAPVGAVGTEIELKGEQGVAALPRWGDAVGSFRAAVDALIDSVHTGEPHPCDVRFGLRLTELLAEAEMQSGV from the coding sequence ATGACGACACTTCCCGCGACCCCCCTGCGCATCGGCCTCGTCGGTACGGGCCCCTGGGCCCGGAACACCCAGGCCCCAGCTCTCGCCGCCCACCCCGGCGTCGCACTGAGCGGCGTGTGGGGCCGACGCCCCGAGGCCGCGAACGCGCTGGCCGCCGCCCACGGCACCACGGCGTACACCGGTGAGGACGGCATCGACGAGCTCTTCGCAGCCAGCGACGCCATCGCGTTCGCCGTGCCGCCGGACGTCCAGGCCCCGCTCGCCGCCCGCGCCGCGGCCACCGGCCGCCATCTGCTGATGGACAAGCCGGTGGCGACCACCGTCGCCGGAGCCCGCGAGGTCGCCCGCGCCGCCGAGGAGAGCGGGGTCGCGTCCGTCGTCTTCTGCACCCTGCGGTTCGCGGCCGAGACGTCCACCTGGATCGCCGAACAGGCCGCTCTGGACGGCTGGTTCACCGCCCGCGCCGAGTGGATCGGTGCGCTGTTCGCCCCCGGCACGGCCAGCGAGTACGCCGCCTCGCCCTGGCGCCGCGAGAAGGGCGGCCTGTGGGACGTCGGCCCGCATGTCCTGTCGGTCCTGATCCCGGTACTGGGCGACGTGACACACCTGACCGCGGCCCGCGGCCCGTCCGACACCACCCATCTGATCCTTCGCCACACCTCCGGCGCGTCCAGCACGGTGACGCTCGCACTGGGTGCCCCGGTGGGCGCGGTAGGCACGGAGATCGAGCTCAAAGGCGAACAGGGAGTCGCCGCGCTGCCGCGGTGGGGCGACGCGGTCGGTTCCTTCCGGGCAGCGGTGGACGCACTGATCGATTCGGTACACACGGGGGAGCCGCATCCCTGCGACGTCCGGTTCGGACTACGCCTGACGGAACTGCTGGCCGAGGCGGAGATGCAGTCGGGGGTATAG
- a CDS encoding alpha/beta fold hydrolase: MTTITSFLAAYDGVLAAKWPAGTHSSRVPTSYGITHINSCGPENAPPLVLLAGGGSTSTVWYAQAARLGRTHRVHAVDLIGDPGRSVAGERPIRTVEDLMAWLDAVLDGLGVDRGVLCGHSYGAWIALHYALHAPPHRVRKLILLDPTQCFAGFRPGYLLHALPMLLRPGAERTRAFLEWETGGAALDPAWLQLRYAAACFPSVRPVTGPRPAPEALGRLDVPTLILLAEAGRAHDPARVAAAAARLLPHAQTATIPGATHHTLPLHEPTAGELNRRMEDFLMTR, from the coding sequence ATGACCACCATCACGTCATTCCTCGCTGCGTACGACGGAGTCCTGGCGGCCAAGTGGCCGGCCGGCACACACAGCAGCCGGGTCCCCACCTCGTACGGCATCACCCACATCAACAGTTGCGGCCCCGAGAATGCTCCGCCCCTGGTGCTGCTGGCCGGCGGTGGCTCCACCTCCACCGTCTGGTACGCACAGGCCGCCCGCCTGGGCCGCACCCATCGCGTCCACGCCGTCGACCTCATCGGTGACCCGGGGCGCAGCGTGGCGGGGGAGCGCCCGATCCGTACGGTGGAGGACCTGATGGCGTGGCTCGATGCGGTGCTGGACGGCCTGGGCGTCGACCGCGGCGTGCTGTGCGGGCATTCGTACGGGGCCTGGATCGCCCTCCACTACGCCCTGCACGCGCCGCCCCACCGCGTCCGGAAGCTGATCCTCCTCGACCCGACCCAGTGCTTCGCCGGTTTCCGGCCCGGCTATCTGCTGCATGCGCTGCCGATGCTGCTCCGCCCCGGCGCGGAACGGACACGCGCCTTCCTGGAGTGGGAGACAGGCGGAGCGGCGCTCGACCCGGCGTGGCTGCAACTGCGCTACGCGGCAGCCTGCTTCCCGTCCGTCCGTCCCGTCACCGGACCCCGACCCGCACCCGAGGCCCTGGGCCGACTGGACGTACCGACCCTGATCCTGCTCGCCGAAGCCGGCCGTGCCCACGACCCGGCCCGCGTCGCCGCCGCGGCGGCCCGGCTGCTTCCGCACGCGCAGACGGCGACGATTCCCGGCGCGACGCACCACACCCTGCCGCTGCACGAGCCGACGGCCGGCGAACTGAACCGCAGGATGGAGGACTTCCTGATGACCCGGTAG
- a CDS encoding arsenate reductase family protein, which translates to MEIWINPACSKCRSAVQLLDAEGAEYTVRRYLEDVPSPDEIRAVLDRLGLEPWDITRTQEADAKELGLKEWPREAGSRERWISALAGHPKLIQRPIITADDGTAVVARTDEAVRDAMER; encoded by the coding sequence ATGGAGATCTGGATCAATCCCGCCTGTTCCAAGTGCCGCAGCGCGGTGCAACTGCTCGATGCGGAGGGCGCCGAGTACACCGTCCGCCGCTACCTGGAGGATGTGCCGTCGCCGGACGAGATCCGGGCCGTGCTCGACCGGCTCGGGCTGGAGCCGTGGGACATCACGCGGACGCAGGAAGCGGACGCGAAGGAGCTCGGACTCAAGGAGTGGCCGCGCGAGGCCGGTTCGAGGGAACGGTGGATCTCGGCGCTCGCCGGGCACCCGAAGCTGATCCAGCGGCCGATCATCACGGCGGACGACGGCACCGCCGTCGTGGCGCGCACGGACGAGGCGGTACGGGACGCCATGGAGCGCTGA
- a CDS encoding winged helix-turn-helix domain-containing protein, whose amino-acid sequence MANTRTFSAAAAATAAPPATAAATNSARSLSSNRHRLRAVDPDEVVQLADVAEFLPPGATWLPAPQHTVPALPGRPPMIGYLVLVPADQQPAVTAAAAAAAQYVVPSPVEDPSAGAVRIDPVQRTATVDGNTLDLTFLEFELLAHLVAHPHRVHTRDQLVTTVWGYGHVGDGRTVDVHVARLRRKLGVEHRRSIQTVRRVGYKYAP is encoded by the coding sequence ATGGCGAACACTCGTACCTTCTCCGCCGCAGCCGCTGCCACCGCGGCGCCTCCGGCGACCGCTGCGGCCACCAACTCCGCCCGCTCCCTCTCCTCCAACCGCCACCGGCTGCGCGCCGTCGACCCCGATGAGGTCGTCCAGCTGGCCGATGTGGCCGAGTTCCTGCCGCCGGGTGCCACCTGGCTGCCCGCACCCCAGCACACCGTTCCGGCGCTGCCGGGCCGGCCGCCGATGATCGGGTACCTGGTGCTCGTACCGGCCGATCAGCAGCCGGCCGTCACCGCCGCTGCCGCTGCGGCCGCCCAGTACGTGGTGCCGTCGCCGGTGGAGGACCCGTCCGCGGGTGCGGTGCGCATCGACCCCGTACAGCGCACCGCGACGGTGGACGGGAACACACTCGACCTCACCTTCCTGGAGTTCGAGCTGCTCGCCCATCTGGTCGCGCACCCTCACCGGGTGCACACCCGCGACCAGTTGGTGACCACGGTCTGGGGCTACGGACATGTGGGCGACGGACGCACCGTGGACGTCCATGTCGCCCGGCTGCGCCGCAAGCTGGGTGTCGAGCACCGCCGGTCGATCCAAACGGTGCGGCGTGTCGGCTACAAGTACGCCCCCTGA
- a CDS encoding MarR family transcriptional regulator yields the protein MIEQGPEMEIVHLLRKVTVEFGLRQADFAARHGMHSTDVRALICLLDAERAGTDATAGWLGAQLGLNSAGTTSVIDRLERLGHLERTRDPRDRRRVLLNVTPRAVELGRSFFGPLIDDTVAVLREFDESETAAVRRFLSAAHQAVTIVP from the coding sequence GTGATCGAACAAGGCCCCGAAATGGAGATCGTCCATCTGCTGCGCAAGGTGACGGTCGAATTCGGTCTGCGCCAGGCCGATTTCGCGGCCCGGCACGGCATGCATTCCACCGATGTGCGGGCCCTGATCTGCCTGCTGGACGCCGAGCGGGCCGGTACGGACGCCACCGCCGGATGGCTCGGCGCGCAGCTTGGCCTCAACTCAGCGGGCACCACCTCGGTCATCGACCGCCTGGAGCGCCTGGGCCACCTCGAACGCACGCGTGATCCTCGTGACCGGCGACGGGTGCTGCTGAACGTGACGCCACGGGCGGTGGAGCTGGGACGGTCCTTCTTCGGGCCGCTGATCGACGACACGGTGGCCGTGCTGCGCGAGTTCGACGAGAGCGAGACGGCCGCGGTCCGGCGCTTCCTGTCCGCCGCGCACCAGGCGGTCACCATCGTTCCCTGA
- a CDS encoding ARPP-2 domain-containing protein, translating to MNRLELAGLAARPAQVWGGIRLVPLVREQPVEGLRLHREIYTGYGNGVVDVGPRTHYTSYIPHGFVADWSGEGVRSAAYGTQLGTGNSPGNPPRTARLHRNRHHRMAKRQPGDRLRFLPLHLAMEGYLALHFGGPAVAWEEWSRQALRDGLSPRAEDAYMGWSVRGLGDALRAFEIHPGQCGVMVYAADALAAAFVLPHPDDYRLLHPSLVQDLYGELVHQYALYGAPVAEFAARISDGPHLRSLAGLRAAARAQEREWAEAHDTLFARELLDTSYTFDRVYRMGSFTLWRFLPPFLRNGEGQHIGETITDHKGQVAYLKTFRLSEAQIRRGHLLHRLSDADWRLSQAAVALGTTEEELVRRIRAAGFESLLRARA from the coding sequence GTGAACAGGCTTGAACTTGCCGGGCTCGCCGCCCGCCCCGCCCAGGTGTGGGGCGGCATCCGGCTGGTGCCGCTGGTGCGCGAGCAGCCGGTCGAGGGGCTTCGGCTGCACCGGGAGATCTACACGGGTTACGGGAACGGTGTCGTGGACGTCGGTCCGCGCACGCACTACACCTCGTACATCCCGCACGGCTTCGTCGCCGACTGGTCCGGCGAGGGCGTCCGGTCCGCCGCGTACGGTACGCAGCTGGGCACGGGCAACTCGCCCGGGAACCCGCCCCGGACCGCACGGCTCCACCGCAACCGCCACCACCGCATGGCCAAGCGGCAGCCGGGCGACCGGCTGCGCTTCCTGCCGCTGCACCTCGCGATGGAGGGCTATCTCGCCCTGCACTTCGGTGGCCCCGCGGTCGCCTGGGAGGAGTGGTCGCGGCAGGCGCTGCGCGACGGGCTTTCGCCGCGTGCCGAGGACGCGTACATGGGGTGGTCGGTGCGCGGGCTCGGCGACGCGCTGCGGGCCTTCGAGATCCATCCCGGCCAGTGCGGGGTGATGGTGTACGCGGCCGATGCGCTCGCTGCCGCCTTCGTTCTGCCGCACCCGGACGACTACCGTCTGCTGCACCCTTCGCTCGTACAGGATCTGTACGGGGAACTGGTCCACCAGTACGCACTGTACGGCGCGCCGGTGGCGGAATTCGCGGCGCGGATTTCCGATGGACCGCATCTGCGGTCGCTCGCCGGTCTTCGGGCGGCGGCGCGGGCGCAGGAGCGGGAGTGGGCCGAGGCGCACGACACCCTGTTCGCCCGTGAGCTGCTGGACACCTCGTACACCTTCGACCGGGTGTACCGGATGGGCTCGTTCACACTGTGGCGGTTCCTGCCGCCGTTCCTGCGCAATGGGGAGGGGCAGCACATCGGTGAGACGATCACCGATCACAAGGGGCAGGTCGCGTATCTGAAGACGTTCCGGCTGTCCGAGGCCCAGATCAGACGTGGTCATCTGCTGCACCGGCTCTCCGACGCGGACTGGCGGCTCTCGCAGGCGGCCGTGGCGCTGGGCACCACCGAGGAGGAACTGGTGCGCCGGATCCGTGCCGCCGGTTTCGAGTCGCTGCTCAGGGCCCGCGCGTGA
- the glnII gene encoding glutamine synthetase, whose protein sequence is MTFKAEYIWIDGTEPTAKLRSKTKIMAGSPSQDVAELPIWGFDGSSTNQAVGHASDRVLKPVFACPDPIRGGDDVLVLCEVFNIDMTPHESNTRAVLRPVAEQFAGQEPIFGIEQEYTFFDGHRPLGFPAGGFPAAQGGYYCGVGADEIFGREIVEKHLDNCLEAGLGICGINAEVMPGQWEFQVGPLSPLEVSDQLWIARWLLYRTAEDFNVSATLDPKPVKGDWNGAGAHTNFSTKAMREGYAAVITACESLGEGSKPMDHVKNYGAGIDDRLTGLHETAPWNEYSYGVSDRGASVRIPWQVEQDQKGYIEDRRPNANVDPYVVTRLIVDTCCTALEKADQV, encoded by the coding sequence GTGACGTTCAAGGCTGAGTACATCTGGATCGACGGCACCGAGCCGACCGCCAAGCTCCGTTCGAAGACGAAGATCATGGCCGGAAGCCCGTCGCAGGATGTCGCGGAGCTGCCGATCTGGGGCTTCGACGGTTCGAGCACCAACCAGGCCGTGGGCCACGCCTCCGACCGGGTGCTGAAGCCGGTCTTCGCGTGTCCGGACCCGATCCGCGGCGGCGACGACGTTCTCGTCCTGTGCGAGGTCTTCAACATCGACATGACGCCGCACGAGTCCAACACCCGTGCCGTGCTGCGTCCGGTGGCGGAGCAGTTCGCCGGCCAGGAGCCGATCTTCGGCATCGAGCAGGAGTACACCTTCTTCGACGGCCACCGCCCGCTCGGCTTCCCCGCGGGCGGCTTCCCGGCCGCGCAGGGCGGCTACTACTGCGGTGTCGGCGCGGACGAGATCTTCGGCCGCGAGATCGTCGAGAAGCACCTCGACAACTGCCTGGAGGCGGGCCTCGGCATCTGCGGCATCAACGCCGAGGTCATGCCCGGCCAGTGGGAGTTCCAGGTCGGCCCGCTGTCCCCGCTGGAGGTCTCCGACCAGCTGTGGATCGCCCGCTGGCTGCTGTACCGCACCGCCGAGGACTTCAACGTCTCCGCGACCCTCGACCCGAAGCCGGTCAAGGGCGACTGGAACGGCGCGGGTGCGCACACCAACTTCTCCACCAAGGCGATGCGCGAGGGCTATGCCGCGGTCATCACCGCGTGCGAGTCCCTGGGCGAGGGGTCGAAGCCGATGGACCACGTCAAGAACTACGGCGCGGGCATCGACGACCGTCTGACGGGTCTGCACGAGACCGCCCCGTGGAACGAGTACAGCTACGGCGTCTCCGACCGCGGCGCGTCGGTCCGTATCCCGTGGCAGGTCGAGCAGGACCAGAAGGGCTACATCGAGGACCGCCGCCCGAACGCCAACGTCGACCCGTACGTCGTCACGCGGCTGATCGTGGACACCTGCTGCACCGCGCTGGAGAAGGCCGACCAGGTCTGA
- a CDS encoding helix-turn-helix transcriptional regulator, which translates to MNYDQRRAELADFLRTRRLALQPEEVGLPSRASRRTPGLRREDVADLAGISACWYARLEQARNIRVSDQVLNSLAEALRLSADERDYLLALANSDARSSASVPADGVSPALQRILDSQHPHPAFVLGPRFNILAWNQARTDVYGDLTKIPPEHRHMLWLFFGGYMGELIQNWEPSARSVLAKFRAATGLYVHEPWFTTLVSELSRNSPEFHNWWQQHEIERHHATAREVRHPFVGRMVLEESALIVDDCSDQRIILEIPQPGTGTENKLTALSCRPHRVQTPPWYALRRPASSEQRNSHY; encoded by the coding sequence ATGAATTACGACCAACGGCGAGCAGAGCTCGCGGACTTCCTCAGAACACGACGGCTGGCCCTTCAGCCGGAAGAGGTCGGCCTTCCGTCACGAGCATCACGGCGAACCCCCGGCCTGCGGCGGGAAGACGTCGCCGACCTTGCGGGGATCAGCGCCTGCTGGTACGCCCGCCTCGAACAGGCCCGTAACATCCGGGTCTCCGACCAGGTCCTCAATTCGTTGGCCGAAGCTCTTCGCCTCAGCGCCGATGAGCGCGACTATCTCCTGGCCTTGGCGAACAGTGACGCCCGTTCCAGCGCGAGCGTTCCCGCGGACGGTGTGTCTCCGGCTCTCCAACGCATTCTGGACAGCCAGCATCCGCATCCGGCATTCGTTCTCGGTCCCCGATTCAATATTCTTGCCTGGAACCAGGCAAGAACCGATGTCTACGGTGATCTCACAAAAATCCCCCCTGAACACCGGCACATGCTGTGGCTGTTCTTCGGCGGCTATATGGGTGAACTGATTCAGAACTGGGAGCCGAGCGCCCGATCCGTACTGGCCAAGTTCCGCGCGGCCACCGGTTTGTACGTCCACGAACCGTGGTTCACCACACTGGTCAGCGAACTGAGCCGGAACAGCCCGGAATTCCACAATTGGTGGCAGCAGCACGAAATCGAAAGGCACCATGCCACCGCTCGGGAAGTGCGCCATCCTTTCGTCGGTCGTATGGTGCTGGAGGAGAGCGCGCTCATTGTCGACGACTGCTCGGATCAGCGGATCATTCTCGAGATCCCGCAACCCGGCACCGGCACCGAGAACAAACTGACGGCGCTTTCCTGCCGGCCTCACCGGGTGCAGACGCCGCCGTGGTACGCGCTTCGGAGGCCGGCCTCATCAGAGCAGCGGAACAGCCACTACTGA